A region of the Drosophila subobscura isolate 14011-0131.10 chromosome J, UCBerk_Dsub_1.0, whole genome shotgun sequence genome:
CAAAGGCGTGCACATCGTACGGATGCGGACTGGAGTCATCCTTGACCACGATCATGGCAAAGACTCGCGTGTAGACCAGATCCTGCACCCCATACGAGATCGTGTCGATCGGATGGCTCCAGTTGTTGATGCTCGCCTTGGGCGAAATGATCTCCAGCTGAACGCCCGTCACGGACACCGTCAGGTCACAGTTGGGCAGCACTTTGTTGGGCGGCAGATTCTTGGCCACACCCACCATGTGATCGACCGGCCGGCGTGTGTACTTAATGCCCCACAGGCCGCGTGCCACCTCCGAGCCAATGTATTTGACCTGCGCATAAGAGAGAGGAAGGGGAGAGTGGTGGAGATTATTCATCGGGTGGCATTTGCTTCCGCTGCGCATGCGTTTGCCGTTAGTCAGTCGTCGGTCGTCAGTGGTTGGGTTGTCTGCGGGCAAAATGTCGCTTCATTTGCATCCGAACCCCGGCAGGCCACAGGCCGGATGTCAGAGCTACAGCCAAGCCAAAATGTTAGATGATGCGTCGCCGCCCCCGAACCAAGGCGCAGCAGACCGTGACGCATGCGTGTCTGGTTATATTTTGGTTACACTTGGAAAAAGCACACCAAAACTCTTTGTTTTGTCTCTTTGTTTTGGGTAGTTTGTACACCGAGTGAGTGTTTTTTTCGCCGAGTGTATGTTTTGGTGCGGCGGGTGCTTGCGCCATTCATTTCAcagcatttaaatattcattttggcCGCAAAAACGTAAATCCCAAGCGCACATCAGAGCCATAAATACATACCTTGAAGGTTATGGGCAAATCCTCCACATTGACCTGACTGTCCAGATCggtgggactgctgctgctattggaGGCCATCAGAAATTGTGGAAACTAATAGATAACGCAGGCAGGAATCAGTTTTAGCTGCAGATCAATCGCTAAGAGCATtcacagcacacaaaatgccAACTGAAATGTCACCAGAAGAAGATGCACAACACATCATTAAGCACCAAGAAACATATTGGATCCACTTTGATCCGATAGTTCACACACGCAGCGGGCTTCACAGTTGCATTACCCATAGATATGTTTCTGTATCTTTACAGTAATCGctgtgtctgcctgcctgcctcttgcaTAGTTTCTACTTTGTTAcgtttttatgcatatttatctGCCGACTAATTACGAAGTACAAGCTATTCTCTCTGTgggtttttgtgctgctgttgttgctgttgccggctACCGAAGGCGAGTGAGCAGCCAGAGGTGTCGCCGGCAGAGCTTTGGCTGCTCgttcgttcgctctctctgtcacccaccctctctctctcgctcacgaAGTCActtcctctctcgctccacacaacacaaaaggTGCGCTCcgttagttgttgttttgctctcACGTTGCGGGGTGTCACACAGTAACTACACAAGGGACATTAGGCGGTCAGAGGCGGCAGAAAAGGGGGACCTTAACCCTCGCTATGCCTCTCCCCTTTTGGCAGACGCCACTGCCTTGACTCTGGAGCAACAGGTAGTCCGCTGACTCAAGCATTTGCCACGCCAATTGGCGCGGTTCGCCGCGGCATTATCAATGCTCGGGCTTAGGCGTTATAAATTGAGCAATAAAAGAAATTTCGGCTCTAAATATAGTTTCCAAACAAAGAGTATTCACATATCGGCTAGCCATTGAGTGGCTGCTGtgttgtgtggcttttggctatTTATTAGAAATGCATGGCATTTAGTTATTAATATTTCCTCACGCAGCACACATGTTGAccactgtggc
Encoded here:
- the LOC117894734 gene encoding uncharacterized protein LOC117894734 translates to MASNSSSSPTDLDSQVNVEDLPITFKVKYIGSEVARGLWGIKYTRRPVDHMVGVAKNLPPNKVLPNCDLTVSVTGVQLEIISPKASINNWSHPIDTISYGVQDLVYTRVFAMIVVKDDSSPHPYDVHAFVCDSRAMARRLTFALAAAFQDYSRRVKEAAGDDQIDTITPARQKFAIDLRTPEEIQAGEMEQETEA